The Diaminobutyricimonas aerilata nucleotide sequence ATCTGGCCCGTGCCCTGGAAGAAGAGGCGGGTGAGCCATCCCTTGATGCCGCGGCCGGTGAAGTAGTCGCTCTTGGCCAGGAACGAGATCCGCCGGTCGAGCACGAGCGGCAGGAACACCGAGTCGATGAACGACAGGTGGTTGCTCGCGAAGATGACGGCGCCCGTCTTCGGCACGTTCTCCCGACCGACCACCCACGGGCGGAACGCCGTGAGCAGGATCGGGCCCGCGACGAGGTTCTTCATGAACCAGTAGAACATCCGAGCCTCCCGGTGGCCGACGGGAAATCCTAGCGCGCGGTGGCGTGCACCCGGGCCAGGTCGGCCGCGCCGACGACACCCGCGTCGTTGACGAGCTGAGCGATCACGAAGTCCGGCTCGGGGTGATAGCCCCGTGCCGGGAGGTGGGTGAGATACGCCTCGCGGATGGGGGCGAGCAGCAGCTCCCCCGCTTCGGCGACCCCGCCGCCGAAGACGAAGATCTGCGGGTCGAGCACGGCCGAGAGCGAGGCGCACGCCTGGCCCAGCCAGAAGCCGAGCTGCCGCAACGCGCTGAGGGCACCCGGGTCGTGCTCGGCGATGAGTCGGCCGACGGTGTGTCCCGTGAGCTTGCCGTCGCGAGTACGGGCGGCCGCGAGGGCGAGGCCGATCCCGCCCACATCCGCGATCTCGTTCGCCATGCGCAGCAGGGCGCGACCCGACCCGTACTGCTCGATGCAGCCGTGCGCGCCGCAGCCGCACGGCAGCCCGTCGGGCACGACCCGCAGGTGCCCGAGTTCCGCTCCGGCGCCGAAGCCTCCGCGGAAGAGTCGGCCCTGGCTGACGATCGCGCCGCCGACGCCGGTGCCGATGGTGAGCACCGTCATGTCGCTCACGTCGCGGCCGGCGCCGAATCGGAACTCGGCCCATCCGGCGGCGTTCGCATCGTTGTCGATCGTGATGGCGAGATCGAGCCGCTCGGTGAGGTGCCGGCGCAGCGGTTCGTTGCGCCAGCTGATGTTCGGCGTGTAGTAGACGAGCGACTGCTGCGCGTCGATGAATCCGGGTGCGGCGACTCCGGCCGCCACGACGTCGTGACCCGCACGCAGCCGCTCGATCATCGCGACGACCTCATCGACGATGCCCTGCGGATCGCTCGCATCGGTCGGCACGCGCTCCTCGGCGAGGATCACGCCGTTCTCATCGACGACGCCTCCCGCGATCTTCGTTCCGCCGATGTCGATCCCGATCGCCTGCACGAGCGACGAGTCTACTGTTCGAAGGGATCCGTGATGGTCCGTCGGTACACTGAGGCCACCATCCACTCGGTACCGAAGGAGTTGCCGTGAACGAGACGTTTACCCCGCTCGTGGTCGAACCCGATCCCGACGCCAATATCACCGACCTCCTCGTGGATCGGGCCACCGCGTCGCCGCAACTCGCCCTGTTCTCGTTGCCGACCGCCAGCGGGGGCTGGGAGGACGTCACCGCGCTCGAATTCCACACCCGGGTGGTGGCGCTCGCCAAGGGCTTCGTCGCCGCCGGTGTGCATCCGGGCGAGAAGATCGCGTTCATGTGCAAGACGCGGTTCGAATGGACCCTCGTCGACTTCGCGCTCGCGTTCGCCGGGGCCGTGCTCGTGCCGATCTACGAGACGTCGTCACCGAGCCAGGTGCAGTACATCCTCGAGGACTCCGGCGCGACCGGCCTCATCGTCGAGACGCCGGACCACTTCGCCCGCTTCGACGAGATCGCGGGCGACGTACCCCAGGTCGCGCGCGTGTGGCAGGTCGACCTCGGCGACCTCGACAAGCTCACCGCTTCGGGCGCGGGCGTCTCCGACGACGAGGTCGAGCGGCGTCGGACGCTCGCGAAGGCGTCCGACCTCGCGACGCTCATCTACACGTCGGGATCCACCGGCAAGCCCAAGGGCGTCGTGCTCACGCACGCGAACTTCGTGGAACTCTCCCGCAACGCCGCGGTCGTCATGGCCGACGTCGTCGCGCCCGGAGCGTCGACCCTGCTGTTCATCACCACCGCGCACGTGTTCGCGCGGTTCATCTCGATCCTGTGCGTGCACGCCGGGGTGCGCGTCGGGCACCAGGCCGACACGAAGCAGCTGCTGCCGTCGCTCGGGTCGTTCAAGCCGACGTTCCTGCTCGCGGTGCCTCGGGTGTTCGAGAAGGTCTACAACTCGGCCGAGCAGAAGGCGGAGGCCGGGGGCAAGGGCAAGATCTTCCGCCGGGCCGCCGACGTGGCGATCGAACACTCGAAGGCGCTCGATGCCGGTCACGTGCCGCTCGGTCTGAAGCTGCAGTTCGCGCTCTTCGACCGGCTCGTCTACTCCAAGCTCAAGTCCGCGATGGGCGGGAACGTGCAGTACGCGGTCTCCGGCTCCGCCCCGCTCGGTCTGCACCTCGCGCACTTCTTCCGCAGCCTCGGCATCCGCATCCTCGAGGGCTACGGACTCACCGAGACCACCGCGCCGGCGACCGTGAACCTCGTGAACAAGTTCAAGATCGGCACGACCGGACCGGCGCTGCCGGGCGTCGGCCTGAAGATCGCCGAGGACGGCGAGATCCTCGTCAAGGGCATCAACGTGTTCGGCGGCTACTGGAACAACGCCGAGGCCACCGCCGAGGCCATGGTCGGCGAGTGGTTCCACACCGGTGACGTCGGCGCGATCGACGCCGACGGCTACCTCACCATCACCGGACGGAAGAAGGAGATCATCGTCACGGCCGGCGGCAAGAACGTCGCCCCCGCCGCGCTCGAGGACCCCATCCGCGCGAACCCGCTCGTCGGCCAGGTGGTCGTCGTCGGCGACAAGAAGCCGTTCATCTCGGCGCTCATCACCCTCGATCCGGAGATGCTGCCGGTGTGGCTCAACAACAACGGCGAGGCCGCGGACCTGAGCCTCGCCGCGGCGGCCGTGCACCCGAAGGTGCTCGCCGAGGTGCAACGCGCGGTCGACGAGGCGAACGCGCGCGTGTCGCGGGCGGAGTCGATCCGCAAGTTCCGCGTGCTGCCGATCGAACTCACCGAGGCGAGCGGCCACCTCACCCCGAAGATGAGCATCAAGCGCGCCGTCATCCTGAAGGACTTCGCCGCCGAGATCGAGGGGATGTACTCCCCCGCCCCGGACACGCAGGGCGTCTCGATCTCCTCCTAGTTGCGGATCGGATGCACGGAGGCCCTCGCCGTTCGGCGGGGGCCTCCGTCGCGTGGTGCTCATGCGGGCCGGGCGCATGCGGGTCGGGGCTCAGGCCCGGACGACGTGCAGCGGCAGCGGCAGCGGTAGCGGCTGCGGCAGCGGAACCGGCCGTCGACGACCGCGGCGGAGGAGACCAACGCCTCGGCCTAGTTGCGGAACCAGTCCGCCTGACGCACCTGGCGCATCGCGTCGCGCTTCACCTCGGGCTCGAGCCCTTCGAGGTACAGCCTGCCGTCGAGGTGGTCCGTCTCGTGTTGAAGGGCCTGCGCGAGCTGGCCGGTGCCGCTGATCTCGACCGGGTTCCCGTCGAGGTCGACACCGCGCACCCGGGCGAAGGGGTACCGCGACCGCGGGAAGTAGAACCCGGGCACCGAGAGGCAGCCCTCGTCCATGAGCTCCGGCTCGCCGGAGACCTCGACGAGCTCGGGGTTGATGACGTACCCGATCCGTCCGTCGACGTTGTAGCTGAAGGCACGCAGCCCGACGCCGATCTGGTTCGCGGCGAGACCTGCCCGTCCGGGCAGCTGCACGTTCTCGAGCAGATCGGCCACGAGACCCGCGGCGCGCGGATCGCCGGGGCGGATCGGGTCGCACGCCGAGCGCAGCACGGGGTCGCCGAAATAGCGGATGGGACGTTCTGCCACTTACGAGCTCCGTCTCGTCGGGAGGCCGTCGACCACGAGCGCCGCGAGCTCGCGCGCGGCGTCCCGGGTGAACGGCTTCAGTTCCTTGTACTTCACGACCGACCCGGCAGCCAGCTGCGGGTCGTAGGGGATGCGCACGATCTCGCGCACGCGCGAGCGGAAGTGCGCCTCGATCTCGTCGAGCTTCACGAGCTGGGTGCCCTGAGTCGCCGTGTTGAGCGCCACGATCGCGTTGCGCACGAGCTCGCCATAGCCGTTGGCCTCGAGCCAGGTGAGGGTCTCGGATGCCAGACGCGCCTCGTCGACGCTGCCTCCCGAGACGATGACGACCGAGTCCGCCCGCTGCAGGGTGGCGCGCATCACGGAGTGCACGATGCCCGTGCCGCAATCGGTGAGCACGATCGAGTAGTAGCGCGCGCACAGGTCGGCGACGACGTTGTAGTCGTTCTCGTCGAACGCCTCGGACAGCATCGGATCGGTGTCGGAGGCGAGGATGTCTAGCCGCGTGTCGTCGCGGGAGACGAGCGAACTGAAGTCCGTGAACCCCTGGATCGAGGGCGCCCGCGTGACGACGTCGCGCACGGTCGCCCGGGTCTGCTTCGGCACCCGCTCCGAGAGGGTGCCGCGGTCGGGATTGGCGTCGATCGCGACGATGCGATCCTCGCGGACGTCGGCGAGGGCCATGCCGAGCAGCGTCGTGATCGTCGTCTTGCCGACCCCGCCCTTGCGGGTCAGGATGGGCACGAACCGCGCGCCGCCCTCGAACGCCTTGTCGATGCGTGCGTCGAGCGCCTTGCGCGCCCGCACCTTCGCCGAGTCGCCGATGTTCACGCGGTGCAGCGTGGCGCCGTACACGAGGCGCGGCCAGCGCCCCTCGGGCACGTTGCGGCCGGACTTGCGGTCGTCGAGCAGCCGGTCGGCGGTGAGCATCGCGGCGGACTCCGGTGCGCCCGGCGCGTCGCCGCGCAACCGGTCGCGTCGCGCGTGGTCGTCGGCGCGAGGCGGGACGATCTCGACCGAACGGGTCGACGGGGACGCCGATTCGACCCGGCCGGGATCGACCGCGACCTCCGGGATGGCGAGCGCCGCCTCGTCGTCGGGTGCCTCGTGAACGGGAGCGGGGAGGTCGATCGCGATCGTCAGGCTGTGCGGGAGTTCGCCGGCGAGACGGTCGCCCGAGGGCTCCGCGAGGTCGAATGCGCCGTGCGGAACGGAGTCCGTACGCTGCCCCTCGGCGTCGGTGCCATCGCGGTCGATGCCATCGCGGTCGGTGTCATCGCGGTAGGTGCCATCGCGGTCGGTGTCATCGCGCTTGTCCGCCACTGTGGGTCCTTCCGCTGAGGGAGACTCGCCAGTCTAGCGCCGAGCCTCCCGCACGCCTCGGGCGGTCAGCCCACCACGACGAGCAGATCGCCCGCGTCGACCTGCTGGGTCTTCGGGATCGCGACCCGCTTGACGACACCGGCCACGGGCGAGGTGATCGCCGCCTCCATCTTCATCGCCTCGATCGACGCGACGGCCTGCCCCGCCTGAACGGTGTCGCCCTCGGCGACCTGCAGCGTCACGACGCCCGAGAACGGGGCCGCCACCTGACCGGGGATCGACGTGTCCGCCTTCTCCGCCGACTTCGACTCCACCGCGATGCTGCGATCACGCACGAAGACCGGTCGCAGCTGCCCGTTGAGCGTCGACATCACCGTGCGCATGCCGCGCTCGTCCGCCGTGCCGATCGCCTCGAGCCCGACGAAGAGCCGCACGCCCTTGCTGATCTCGACGACGTGCTCGCCGCCCTGGCGCAAGCCGTAGAGGTAGTCGACCGTGTCGACGACGGACAGGTCGCCGTACTGCTCGCGCACCTGCTCGAACTGCTTCGTGGGGCCGGCGAACAGCAGGCGGTTGAGCACCGCGCGCCGTTCCGCGCCGGGCGTCTGCAGCGCCTCGCGGTCCTCCGCGGCCACATCCGCGATCCCGATCTTGACCGTGCGCCCCTCGAGCACCTTGCTGCGGAACGGTTCGGGCCAGCCCCCGGGCAGGTCGCCGAGCTCACCGGCCATGAAGCCGATCACCGAGTCCGGGATGTCGTACTTGTCGGGGTTGCGCTCGAAGTCGTCGGGGTCGGCGTTGGCGGCGGCGAGCTGCAGGGCGAGGTCGCCGACGACCTTCGACGAGGGGGTCACCTTCGGCGGACGGCCGAGGATGCGGTTGGCCGCGGCGTACCAGTCCTCGACCTTCTCGAACTGGTCGCCCAGCCCGAGCGCGATCGCCTGCTGGCGCAAGTTGGAGAGCTGCCCGCCGGGGATCTCGTGCTTGTAGACGCGACCGGTGGGACCCGGCAGTCCGGACTCGAACGGCTTGTACGCGATGCGCACCGCCTCCCAGTAGGGCTCGAGGTCGCTCACGGCCTGCAGCGGGATGCCCGTGTCACGCTCGGTGTGGGCGAGCGCGGCGACGAGCGCCGAGGCGCTCGGCTGGCTCGTCGTGCCGGCCATCGGGGCGCTCGCGACGTCGACCGCGTCCGCACCGGCGCGGCTCGCGGCGAGCAGCGTCGCGAGCTGACCGCCGGCGGTGTCGTGGGTGTGCACGTGCACCGGCAGGTCGAAGCGTTCCCGCAGTGCGGTGACGAGCTTCTCGG carries:
- a CDS encoding MinD/ParA family ATP-binding protein; amino-acid sequence: MADKRDDTDRDGTYRDDTDRDGIDRDGTDAEGQRTDSVPHGAFDLAEPSGDRLAGELPHSLTIAIDLPAPVHEAPDDEAALAIPEVAVDPGRVESASPSTRSVEIVPPRADDHARRDRLRGDAPGAPESAAMLTADRLLDDRKSGRNVPEGRWPRLVYGATLHRVNIGDSAKVRARKALDARIDKAFEGGARFVPILTRKGGVGKTTITTLLGMALADVREDRIVAIDANPDRGTLSERVPKQTRATVRDVVTRAPSIQGFTDFSSLVSRDDTRLDILASDTDPMLSEAFDENDYNVVADLCARYYSIVLTDCGTGIVHSVMRATLQRADSVVIVSGGSVDEARLASETLTWLEANGYGELVRNAIVALNTATQGTQLVKLDEIEAHFRSRVREIVRIPYDPQLAAGSVVKYKELKPFTRDAARELAALVVDGLPTRRSS
- a CDS encoding ROK family glucokinase, which translates into the protein MQAIGIDIGGTKIAGGVVDENGVILAEERVPTDASDPQGIVDEVVAMIERLRAGHDVVAAGVAAPGFIDAQQSLVYYTPNISWRNEPLRRHLTERLDLAITIDNDANAAGWAEFRFGAGRDVSDMTVLTIGTGVGGAIVSQGRLFRGGFGAGAELGHLRVVPDGLPCGCGAHGCIEQYGSGRALLRMANEIADVGGIGLALAAARTRDGKLTGHTVGRLIAEHDPGALSALRQLGFWLGQACASLSAVLDPQIFVFGGGVAEAGELLLAPIREAYLTHLPARGYHPEPDFVIAQLVNDAGVVGAADLARVHATAR
- a CDS encoding AMP-dependent synthetase/ligase; amino-acid sequence: MNETFTPLVVEPDPDANITDLLVDRATASPQLALFSLPTASGGWEDVTALEFHTRVVALAKGFVAAGVHPGEKIAFMCKTRFEWTLVDFALAFAGAVLVPIYETSSPSQVQYILEDSGATGLIVETPDHFARFDEIAGDVPQVARVWQVDLGDLDKLTASGAGVSDDEVERRRTLAKASDLATLIYTSGSTGKPKGVVLTHANFVELSRNAAVVMADVVAPGASTLLFITTAHVFARFISILCVHAGVRVGHQADTKQLLPSLGSFKPTFLLAVPRVFEKVYNSAEQKAEAGGKGKIFRRAADVAIEHSKALDAGHVPLGLKLQFALFDRLVYSKLKSAMGGNVQYAVSGSAPLGLHLAHFFRSLGIRILEGYGLTETTAPATVNLVNKFKIGTTGPALPGVGLKIAEDGEILVKGINVFGGYWNNAEATAEAMVGEWFHTGDVGAIDADGYLTITGRKKEIIVTAGGKNVAPAALEDPIRANPLVGQVVVVGDKKPFISALITLDPEMLPVWLNNNGEAADLSLAAAAVHPKVLAEVQRAVDEANARVSRAESIRKFRVLPIELTEASGHLTPKMSIKRAVILKDFAAEIEGMYSPAPDTQGVSISS
- a CDS encoding peptide deformylase, yielding MAERPIRYFGDPVLRSACDPIRPGDPRAAGLVADLLENVQLPGRAGLAANQIGVGLRAFSYNVDGRIGYVINPELVEVSGEPELMDEGCLSVPGFYFPRSRYPFARVRGVDLDGNPVEISGTGQLAQALQHETDHLDGRLYLEGLEPEVKRDAMRQVRQADWFRN